One Eurosta solidaginis isolate ZX-2024a chromosome 5, ASM4086904v1, whole genome shotgun sequence DNA segment encodes these proteins:
- the LOC137253432 gene encoding proton-coupled amino acid transporter-like protein CG1139, protein MMSKNGHSNATFIGDNVVSDKPSSKYSLELVEKGGKTKGGVVAKDAGYDYNPYENRVVEHPTTNSETLFHLLKGSLGTGILAMPNAFRNAGYLTATIGTVIIGFICTYCIHQLVKAEYELCRRKKVPSMNYPSVAEHAMMEGPSFFRKFAPYIGNIVNTFLLIYQLGCCCVYVVFVASNIKSVVDYYLDEPVDVRLCMLIILLPLILINWVRNLKYLAPFSTIANGITMVSFGIICYYIFRQSFSTEDKVAVAPFAGFPLFFGTVLFALEAIGIILPLENEMKTPKNFGGSCGVLNVSMILIVFLYTGMGLFGYLNYGAEVEGSITLNLPSKDILAQCVKGMLAFAIYITHGLACYVAIDITWNDYVAEKLGPQRSKLFWEYVVRTLLVLVTFLLAVAIPNLELFISLFGALCLSALGLAFPALIQICTHWYHREGFAKIWLLFSNFALIIVGILGLVIGTSTSLSEIIATFFSD, encoded by the exons ATGATGAGCAAAAATGGTCACAGCAATGCGACATTCATTGGCGACAATGTTGTCAGCGACAAACCAAGCAGCAAATACTCTTTGGAGTTAGTAGAGAAGGGTGGCAAGACGAAGGGTGGTGTGGTTGCGAAAGATGCTGGTTATGATTATAATCCCTATGAAAATCGTGTTGTGGAACATCCAACAAC CAATTCGGAGACACTATTTCATCTGCTGAAGGGCTCATTAGGTACCGGTATTTTGGCTATGCCGAATGCCTTCCGAAATGCTGGTTATTTAACAGCCACCATAGGTACAGTTATTATTGGTTTCATCTGCACTTACTGCATACATCAACTCGTCAAAGCAGAGTATGAGCTGTGCCGGCGGAAAAAG GTGCCAAGCATGAATTATCCCAGCGTTGCCGAGCATGCAATGATGGAGGGTCCTTCCTTCTTTCGAAAATTTGCGCCATACATTGGTAATATCGTGAACACTTTCCTGTTGATCTATCAATTGGGATGTTGCTGTGTCTATGTGGTGTTCGTAGCCTCAAACATAAAATCAGTGGTCGATTATTACTTAGACGAGCCTGTGGATGTACGATTGTGCATGCTAATCATACTTTTGCCACTGATTCTCATTAATTGG GTTCGCAATCTAAAATATCTGGCACCATTTTCAACAATTGCCAATGGCATTACAATGGTGTCATTCGGCATTATCTGCTATTATATTTTCCGGCAGTCTTTTTCTACCGAAGACAAAGTTGCTGTTGCGCCATTTGCAGGCTTTCCGCTCTTCTTTGGCACAGTTTTATTCGCTCTTGAAGCTATCGGTATCATATTACCGTTAGAGAATGAAATGAAAACCCCAAAGAATTTCGGCGGCAGTTGTGGTGTTCTAAACGTATCCATGATATTGATCGTGTTTCTCTATACAGGAATGGGTCTATTCGGCTATTTGAATTATGGTGCTGAAGTGGAGGGTTCCATTACGCTGAATCTGCCATCGAAGGATAT CTTAGCCCAATGCGTTAAGGGAATGTTGGCTTTTGCGATTTACATTACACATGGTTTGGCCTGTTATGTAGCCATTGATATAACATGGAATGATTATGTCGCTGAGAAATTGGGTCCTCAACGTAGCAAACTATTCTGGGAATATGTGGTGCGAACCTTGTTGGTACTGGTTACAT tTCTCTTAGCTGTTGCTATACCAAATTTGGAACTTTTCATTTCTCTCTTCGGTGCTCTATGCCTCTCCGCGCTCGGTTTGGCTTTTCCAGCACTTATTCAAATCTGTACACATTGGTATCATAGAGAAGGATTCGCAAAAATCTGGTTACTTTTCAGCAATTTCGCGCTCATTATCGTTGGCATACTTGGCCTTGTGATTGGCACATCTACCTCTCTTTCGGAGATCATTGCCACCTTCTTCTCAGATTGA